The Aulosira sp. FACHB-615 genome includes a window with the following:
- a CDS encoding GUN4 domain-containing protein yields MTDPMIVSGTANDIDSLRQRLIAGSLQVQQQIIPQLAELGNEGLEVLREFLLKRRESPATWIDGKAYQVLYNSDAPNAREFLQTNFPEGIVPLKSDAGINYKPLQQLLAAQDFQAADRMTIEKMCEVAGPTAVKRKWLYFTEVDNFPVTDLHTINHLWLVHSEGKFGFSVQREIWLSLGKNWDNFWTKIAWKNGNTWTRYPNSFIWDLSAPKGHLPLSNQLRGVRVIASLFAHPAWTNKV; encoded by the coding sequence ATGACAGACCCAATGATTGTATCAGGCACTGCTAATGACATCGACTCCCTCAGACAACGCTTAATCGCTGGGTCTCTTCAAGTCCAACAACAGATCATCCCACAGTTAGCCGAATTAGGTAACGAGGGATTGGAAGTGTTGAGGGAATTTTTACTGAAACGTCGTGAGTCCCCAGCAACTTGGATTGATGGTAAAGCTTACCAAGTCCTTTACAACTCTGATGCACCAAACGCCAGAGAATTTCTCCAAACAAATTTTCCTGAAGGCATTGTACCTCTAAAATCAGATGCAGGGATCAATTACAAACCTTTACAACAGCTACTTGCTGCTCAAGACTTCCAAGCCGCCGATCGCATGACTATTGAGAAAATGTGCGAAGTAGCAGGGCCAACGGCTGTCAAGCGCAAATGGCTGTATTTTACGGAAGTTGACAATTTCCCTGTGACTGACTTACACACCATTAATCATTTGTGGTTAGTTCATTCGGAAGGAAAATTTGGCTTTTCGGTACAGCGCGAAATTTGGTTAAGTCTCGGCAAAAATTGGGATAATTTCTGGACGAAAATCGCCTGGAAAAATGGGAATACTTGGACACGTTATCCTAATAGTTTTATTTGGGATTTGAGTGCGCCGAAAGGTCATTTACCTTTATCCAATCAACTGCGAGGTGTGCGAGTTATTGCGTCTTTATTTGCTCATCCGGCGTGGACGAATAAAGTGTGA
- a CDS encoding NADP-dependent isocitrate dehydrogenase, with the protein MYEKITPPTSGSKITFKNGEPVVPDNPIIPFIRGDGTGIDIWPATQKVLDAAVAKAYQGKRQISWFKIYAGDEACDLYGTYQYLPEDTLTAIKEYGVAIKGPLTTPVGGGIRSLNVALRQIFDLYACVRPCRYYAGTPSPHKNPEKLDVIVYRENTEDIYLGIEWKQGSEIGSRLISILNKELIPATPEHGKKQIPLDSGIGIKPISKTGSQRLVRRAIKHALTLPKHKQQVTLVHKGNIMKYTEGAFRDWGYELATSEFRQETVTERESWILSNKEKNPNISLEDNARQIDPGFDALTQEKKAQIVKEVETVLNSIWDSHGNGKWKDKVMVNDRIADSIFQQIQTRPDEYSILATMNLNGDYLSDAAAAIVGGLGMGPGANIGDACAVFEATHGTAPKHAGLDKINPGSVILSGVMMLEYLGWQEAADLVKKGLGDAIANGQVTYDLARLMEPPVEPLKCSEFADAIIQHFG; encoded by the coding sequence ATGTACGAAAAGATTACCCCCCCGACTAGTGGATCAAAAATCACCTTTAAGAATGGTGAGCCAGTTGTGCCTGACAATCCAATTATCCCGTTTATTCGGGGCGATGGCACAGGTATTGATATCTGGCCTGCTACCCAAAAGGTACTAGATGCGGCGGTAGCTAAGGCGTATCAGGGTAAACGCCAAATCAGTTGGTTTAAGATTTATGCTGGTGATGAGGCTTGTGATTTATACGGCACTTATCAGTATTTACCCGAAGATACTTTGACAGCCATTAAAGAATATGGTGTGGCTATTAAAGGGCCTTTGACCACTCCTGTAGGTGGTGGGATTCGTTCTTTAAACGTGGCATTGCGGCAAATTTTTGACTTGTATGCTTGCGTGCGTCCTTGCCGTTACTATGCTGGTACGCCTTCACCCCACAAAAACCCTGAAAAGCTAGATGTCATTGTTTATCGGGAAAATACTGAAGATATATATTTGGGAATCGAATGGAAACAAGGTAGTGAAATTGGTTCACGCTTAATTTCCATCCTCAACAAAGAACTCATCCCCGCCACCCCAGAACATGGGAAAAAGCAAATCCCTCTTGATTCTGGTATCGGGATTAAACCCATCAGCAAAACTGGTTCCCAGCGTCTAGTACGTCGCGCCATCAAACACGCCTTAACTTTACCCAAACACAAGCAACAAGTCACGCTGGTGCATAAGGGTAACATCATGAAGTACACTGAAGGCGCGTTCCGTGATTGGGGTTATGAACTAGCCACCAGCGAATTTCGTCAAGAAACAGTCACCGAACGGGAATCTTGGATTTTAAGCAACAAAGAAAAAAATCCCAATATTTCCCTAGAAGACAACGCCCGTCAAATTGACCCTGGTTTTGATGCCCTTACCCAAGAGAAGAAAGCACAAATTGTCAAGGAAGTGGAAACAGTTCTTAACTCAATTTGGGATAGCCACGGTAACGGCAAGTGGAAAGATAAAGTCATGGTCAATGACCGCATTGCTGACAGTATTTTTCAACAAATCCAAACCAGACCAGATGAGTATTCGATTCTGGCTACAATGAACCTCAACGGCGATTATTTGTCAGATGCAGCCGCCGCCATTGTTGGTGGTTTAGGTATGGGGCCAGGCGCGAATATTGGCGATGCTTGCGCCGTTTTTGAAGCTACTCACGGTACAGCACCCAAGCACGCAGGCTTAGACAAAATTAACCCTGGTTCAGTGATTTTGTCTGGCGTGATGATGTTGGAATATCTGGGTTGGCAAGAAGCAGCCGACTTAGTTAAGAAAGGTTTAGGGGATGCGATCGCTAACGGTCAAGTCACCTACGATTTAGCAAGGTTAATGGAACCACCTGTAGAACCTCTCAAATGTTCTGAATTTGCCGACGCAATTATTCAACATTTCGGTTAA
- a CDS encoding DUF29 family protein yields MTQELTDLRNSILQGRYEDALAIVDELEGMSRQAILRNIQSYLKILLIHLIKNQVEKRLTNYWTASIRNSVREIQKLNIKDNKKSYYVNQDEWESLIEEEVMEDAIADASLEVMNGTYNQFQLADVVNRQQLMHKAVELLLLTYSYSPKELPRIVAEKLIQLPGAED; encoded by the coding sequence ATGACACAAGAATTAACCGACCTCAGAAATAGTATTTTACAAGGACGTTACGAAGATGCTTTGGCGATTGTTGATGAGTTAGAGGGGATGAGTAGACAGGCAATACTGAGAAATATTCAATCTTATTTAAAGATTTTATTGATTCATTTAATTAAAAATCAAGTGGAAAAGCGACTAACAAATTATTGGACTGCTTCTATTCGTAACTCTGTACGAGAAATTCAAAAACTTAATATTAAAGACAATAAAAAATCTTATTATGTCAATCAAGATGAATGGGAAAGTTTAATAGAAGAGGAAGTTATGGAAGATGCGATCGCAGATGCTAGTTTAGAAGTTATGAACGGTACATATAACCAATTTCAACTAGCTGATGTAGTCAATAGGCAACAATTAATGCACAAGGCTGTAGAATTGTTGCTCTTGACTTATAGTTATTCACCAAAAGAATTACCCAGGATTGTTGCAGAAAAATTGATTCAATTACCTGGTGCTGAAGATTAG
- a CDS encoding Uma2 family endonuclease codes for MVITPIKENTSTNYSLEDWLQSPPEGTEWVNGELLEKEEVTLKHSRIQAKVATYWRNYKDTSGQGGEVYTEAPCLTNKQGRRPDVAYLTPELMQQFGEPAVLPQSFPLIAEIISPTDLAEDMIAKSQEYLQSGSEEVWLVFPENSWIIVITKNQRLVFIAGEVVRTQTVLPGFNVAVNELLG; via the coding sequence ATGGTAATCACACCAATTAAAGAAAATACCTCCACAAACTATTCCCTAGAAGATTGGCTGCAAAGTCCCCCCGAAGGTACAGAATGGGTAAATGGGGAACTGCTGGAGAAAGAAGAAGTGACATTAAAACACAGCCGTATACAGGCAAAAGTAGCTACTTACTGGAGAAATTACAAAGACACTAGTGGACAAGGCGGGGAGGTTTATACAGAAGCACCTTGTCTGACTAACAAACAAGGTCGTCGTCCTGATGTGGCTTATCTTACCCCAGAACTGATGCAGCAATTTGGAGAACCTGCGGTTTTACCTCAAAGTTTTCCTTTAATAGCTGAAATTATTTCCCCCACAGATTTAGCAGAAGATATGATTGCCAAATCTCAAGAATATTTGCAATCTGGTAGTGAAGAAGTTTGGTTAGTATTTCCTGAAAATAGTTGGATTATTGTAATTACTAAAAATCAGCGACTTGTATTTATTGCAGGTGAAGTAGTCAGAACTCAAACTGTACTTCCAGGTTTTAATGTCGCGGTGAACGAATTATTAGGTTAA
- a CDS encoding Uma2 family endonuclease: MGEQLLVKDIDNCDIPDANLLITEDDTPVDNLASEKQQRLLVSSLYSSLQNQVFLAAANVGVYHTYTEPAIVPDVFVSFDVQTPENWWEKENRCYLVWKFGKSPELVIEIVSNKKGNELDEKLQIYEKMRVAYYIVYDPQQNLGEQVLRIYTIKGRRYLETTNNWLEDIGLGVTLWTGEFEGRNDSWLRWCDQAGNILLTGDERARQAEQRAQEAEQRAQLLAERLKALGVDPDSI; this comes from the coding sequence ATGGGTGAGCAACTTTTAGTCAAAGATATTGATAATTGTGACATACCAGATGCTAACCTACTAATAACTGAAGATGATACGCCAGTGGATAATCTTGCATCTGAAAAACAACAGCGCCTTTTAGTTAGTTCCCTTTATAGTTCTTTACAAAACCAAGTTTTTTTAGCCGCAGCTAATGTTGGGGTTTACCATACATATACCGAACCTGCGATCGTTCCAGATGTGTTTGTGAGTTTTGATGTTCAAACACCGGAGAATTGGTGGGAAAAAGAAAATCGCTGTTACCTTGTTTGGAAATTTGGTAAATCACCAGAACTGGTAATTGAAATTGTCTCTAATAAAAAGGGCAATGAATTAGATGAGAAACTCCAAATTTATGAAAAAATGCGAGTTGCTTATTATATTGTCTATGACCCCCAGCAAAATTTGGGAGAGCAAGTTTTAAGAATTTATACAATTAAGGGTAGACGTTATCTAGAAACGACAAATAATTGGTTAGAAGATATTGGTTTAGGCGTTACTTTGTGGACTGGCGAATTTGAAGGGAGAAATGATAGTTGGTTGCGTTGGTGTGACCAAGCTGGTAATATTTTACTGACTGGTGACGAACGCGCTCGACAAGCAGAACAACGCGCCCAAGAAGCAGAACAACGCGCCCAATTACTAGCAGAGAGATTAAAAGCTTTGGGTGTAGATCCTGATAGTATTTAA
- a CDS encoding superoxide dismutase → MTLNRRHFLFLLGAGAGTFALDSLALADKSPVSQAPSTTGVIELPPLPYPYEALEPHIDAKTMQFHHDKHHAAYVKNLNAALDKHPELKNKSVEELLRKLGKVPADIRTTVRNNGGGHVNHSMFWKIMKPEGGGEPTGEIATAINQNFGNFAAFKKQFNEAGAARFGSGWVWLVRNKNGKLEITTTANQDNPITEGKYPIFGNDVWEHAYYLNYQNRRADYLTAWWNVVNWDEINNRFAAASKFAY, encoded by the coding sequence ATGACTCTTAACCGCAGACATTTCTTGTTTTTACTGGGTGCAGGTGCAGGTACTTTTGCATTAGATTCTTTGGCGTTGGCTGATAAATCACCTGTTAGTCAAGCACCAAGCACTACAGGCGTAATTGAACTACCACCTTTACCATACCCTTACGAAGCATTAGAACCACACATTGATGCTAAAACAATGCAGTTCCATCACGATAAGCACCATGCAGCTTATGTGAAAAACTTGAATGCTGCATTAGACAAACACCCAGAATTGAAAAACAAATCTGTTGAAGAATTGTTACGCAAACTGGGTAAAGTTCCGGCAGATATCCGCACAACAGTTCGTAATAATGGTGGTGGTCATGTCAACCACTCGATGTTTTGGAAAATTATGAAGCCGGAGGGAGGCGGAGAACCAACAGGAGAAATCGCCACTGCGATTAATCAAAATTTTGGTAATTTTGCCGCCTTTAAAAAGCAGTTTAACGAAGCTGGTGCAGCACGTTTTGGTAGTGGTTGGGTTTGGCTTGTACGTAACAAAAATGGCAAGTTAGAAATTACAACTACAGCTAATCAAGATAATCCCATCACTGAAGGTAAATATCCCATTTTCGGCAATGATGTTTGGGAACATGCCTATTATCTCAACTATCAAAACCGCCGCGCTGATTATTTAACAGCATGGTGGAATGTGGTTAACTGGGATGAGATTAATAACCGATTTGCAGCAGCAAGTAAATTTGCTTATTAA
- a CDS encoding peptidoglycan-binding protein, translating into MVTKLDAFKSPRFIGKPLLADVDFFDSLEKVDQFATDAGIRIYVTSSTRLQGGVVSGAIVRPASRSNHLVGHSIDMNVMLGDKLFNSDALDKSNLKNLPQGIQNFIQSIRNDPMLRWGGDFTPADSVHIDDGLNVRDPATWDAKFPIIQAEMRALSQPNSVSGQPRLLFLTDPPMRGDDVLAVQNALNQKGFNLKADGIFGAATDDAVTAFQQKQGLTADGIVGPGTRKALGL; encoded by the coding sequence ATGGTAACTAAATTAGACGCATTTAAATCACCTCGATTTATCGGGAAACCTCTTTTAGCAGATGTTGATTTTTTTGATTCACTCGAAAAAGTTGATCAATTTGCGACTGATGCAGGTATCAGAATTTATGTCACTAGTTCTACCCGTTTACAAGGTGGTGTAGTGTCAGGCGCAATTGTCCGTCCTGCAAGTCGTTCAAATCATTTAGTCGGTCACAGCATTGATATGAATGTGATGCTAGGAGATAAGCTATTTAATAGCGATGCTCTTGATAAAAGCAACTTAAAAAATCTACCACAAGGCATTCAAAACTTTATTCAAAGCATCCGTAATGACCCGATGTTGCGCTGGGGAGGAGATTTTACACCAGCAGATTCAGTTCATATTGATGATGGCTTAAATGTCAGAGATCCTGCTACTTGGGATGCAAAATTTCCCATTATCCAAGCAGAAATGCGAGCTTTATCCCAACCTAATTCTGTTTCTGGACAGCCAAGATTATTATTTCTGACTGACCCACCAATGCGAGGAGATGATGTACTTGCTGTACAAAACGCTCTCAATCAAAAAGGCTTTAATCTCAAAGCTGATGGTATATTTGGCGCAGCTACCGATGATGCTGTAACAGCATTTCAACAAAAGCAAGGTTTAACAGCAGATGGGATTGTCGGGCCAGGTACACGCAAAGCATTAGGATTGTGA
- a CDS encoding glycerophosphodiester phosphodiesterase yields the protein MNKKPIIIAHRGASGYRPEHTLAAYELAINFGADYIEPDLVSTQDGVLIARHENEISETTNVANHPEFAQRRTTKIIDGEIKTGWFTEDFTLSEIKKLRTKERIPQLRQQNTFYDDWWEIPTLQEIIDLVKTYSKKLGRNIGLYPETKHPTYFRSINLSLEEPLLQTLQANGYHEKNDPIFIQSFEVSNLQYLAQKTHLPLVQLINLTGQPYDLVVSGDVRTYTDLVTKSGLEEIAKYAQAIGIHKDILIPRDNNNKLRSPTSVVHNAHATNLQVHAWTFRNEDYFLPLDFQGNPQGEYELFFSLGVDGVFSDFSDTALSVRDRSQSLDIS from the coding sequence ATGAATAAAAAACCAATCATTATTGCTCATCGCGGCGCGAGTGGCTATCGCCCAGAACATACTTTAGCCGCTTACGAATTAGCAATCAATTTTGGTGCAGACTACATTGAACCAGATTTAGTTTCCACACAAGACGGTGTTTTAATTGCGCGTCACGAAAACGAAATTTCCGAAACCACTAACGTTGCTAACCATCCCGAATTTGCTCAACGACGCACGACTAAAATCATCGATGGCGAAATCAAAACAGGTTGGTTTACAGAAGACTTTACTCTGTCCGAAATTAAAAAATTACGCACCAAAGAAAGGATTCCCCAATTACGTCAGCAAAATACTTTTTATGATGATTGGTGGGAAATTCCCACACTCCAAGAAATTATTGATTTAGTCAAAACTTATAGTAAAAAACTGGGACGCAATATTGGTCTTTATCCAGAAACAAAACATCCCACTTATTTTAGGTCTATAAACTTAAGTTTAGAAGAACCTTTACTTCAAACCTTACAAGCCAACGGTTATCACGAAAAAAATGACCCTATTTTTATTCAATCCTTTGAAGTGAGTAACTTACAATATTTAGCCCAAAAAACTCATTTACCTTTAGTCCAGTTAATCAATCTTACTGGTCAACCTTATGATTTGGTCGTTAGTGGTGATGTTCGCACCTATACTGATTTAGTGACAAAATCAGGTTTAGAAGAAATTGCTAAATACGCCCAAGCAATTGGTATTCATAAAGATATTTTAATTCCTAGAGATAATAACAATAAATTGCGATCGCCCACATCTGTAGTACATAATGCCCATGCTACTAACTTGCAAGTACACGCCTGGACTTTTCGCAACGAAGACTACTTTCTACCTCTAGACTTCCAAGGTAATCCCCAAGGGGAATATGAACTATTTTTTAGTTTAGGCGTTGATGGCGTATTTAGTGACTTTTCTGATACTGCTTTAAGTGTGCGCGATCGCAGCCAATCGCTTGATATTTCTTAA
- the ligA gene encoding NAD-dependent DNA ligase LigA, with translation MIQTQPQLKRIEELRQLLQQASYAYYVLDAPIMEDAVYDQLYRELQQLETQYPELVTPDSPTQRVGERPATHFTSVRHNIPLYSLENAFNIDELQAWDQRWRRQLPTTDAVKYVSELKIDGSALALTYQDGVLVRGATRGDGVTGEEITQNVRTIRSIPLRLNFDGIEPIERIEVRGEAFLPLEVFKQINEERQKAGEQLFANPRNAAAGTLRQLDSRIVARRRLDFFAYTLHIPGMDDASIANTQWEALELLQKMGFRVNPNHQLCESLAEVAEYYKYWDTERLNLPYMTDGVVVKLNAFKLQEQLGFTQKFPRWAVALKYPAEEAPTRVENIAVNVGRTGALTPLAEMRPVQLAGTTVSRATLHNSDRIAQLDIRIGDTVIVRKAGEIIPEVVRVIKELRPADTVPFVMPSHCPVCGQPVVRESGEAVTRCVNASCAAILKGSIEHWVSRDALDIKGVGEKLVHQLVDKGLVHSVADLYDLTEAQLCSLERMGEKSAQKLVDAIAQSKNQPWHRVLYGLGIRHVGSVNAQLITEKYPAVEKLETAKQSDIAGIYGIGAEIAQSVYQWFHIDANQALIERLRNTGLQLAAEETATVSESNQKFAGKTFVVTGTLPTLKRDEAKALIQKAGGKVTDSVSKKTDYLVVGEDAGSKLAKAQALGITQLTEAQLLQMLGDE, from the coding sequence ATGATTCAGACTCAGCCTCAACTCAAGCGCATAGAAGAATTACGCCAGCTTTTGCAACAAGCGAGTTACGCCTATTATGTTTTAGACGCACCCATCATGGAAGATGCAGTCTATGACCAGCTATACCGCGAATTGCAACAGTTGGAAACGCAGTATCCTGAATTAGTAACGCCTGACAGTCCAACTCAGCGCGTGGGTGAAAGACCGGCGACTCATTTCACCTCAGTGCGGCATAATATCCCCTTGTACAGTCTGGAGAATGCTTTTAATATTGATGAGTTGCAAGCTTGGGATCAACGTTGGCGGCGACAACTCCCGACAACGGACGCGGTAAAATATGTCTCGGAGTTGAAAATTGATGGTTCGGCTTTGGCGCTGACTTACCAAGATGGGGTGTTAGTCAGGGGTGCAACTAGAGGTGATGGGGTTACGGGTGAAGAAATTACCCAAAATGTGCGAACAATTCGTTCTATTCCCTTGCGTTTAAACTTTGATGGGATAGAACCAATAGAAAGAATAGAGGTGCGCGGTGAAGCATTTTTACCGTTGGAAGTGTTTAAACAAATCAACGAAGAACGGCAAAAAGCAGGCGAACAGTTATTTGCCAACCCCCGCAACGCCGCCGCAGGTACACTCAGACAGTTAGACTCGCGTATTGTAGCGCGGCGACGGTTAGATTTCTTTGCCTATACACTGCATATTCCAGGGATGGATGATGCGAGTATTGCCAATACCCAATGGGAAGCCTTGGAATTATTACAAAAAATGGGTTTTCGGGTCAATCCCAACCATCAGCTGTGTGAGTCTTTAGCTGAAGTGGCAGAATACTACAAATATTGGGATACGGAAAGATTGAATTTACCATACATGACCGATGGTGTAGTGGTCAAACTCAATGCTTTTAAACTGCAAGAACAGTTAGGTTTTACCCAAAAATTCCCGCGCTGGGCGGTGGCGTTGAAATACCCAGCCGAGGAAGCACCCACCCGTGTGGAAAATATTGCGGTGAATGTGGGTAGAACTGGGGCGTTAACACCGTTAGCAGAGATGCGTCCGGTACAATTGGCGGGGACAACAGTTTCTCGCGCTACCTTACATAATAGCGATCGCATCGCCCAATTAGACATCCGCATCGGTGACACTGTAATTGTTCGCAAAGCTGGGGAAATTATTCCCGAAGTGGTACGGGTAATTAAAGAATTGCGTCCGGCTGATACTGTACCATTTGTTATGCCTAGCCATTGCCCTGTTTGCGGTCAACCAGTGGTGCGAGAATCAGGAGAAGCCGTGACTCGTTGCGTCAATGCTTCTTGTGCAGCTATTCTCAAAGGTTCCATTGAACATTGGGTTAGCCGGGATGCTTTAGATATTAAAGGCGTGGGGGAAAAATTAGTACATCAACTGGTAGATAAAGGTTTGGTGCATTCTGTAGCTGATTTGTATGACTTGACAGAAGCTCAATTATGTAGTTTAGAGAGAATGGGGGAAAAATCGGCACAGAAATTAGTAGATGCGATCGCTCAATCAAAAAATCAACCTTGGCATCGGGTATTGTATGGTTTAGGCATCCGTCATGTTGGCAGTGTGAATGCCCAACTCATCACCGAGAAATATCCCGCCGTGGAGAAATTAGAAACCGCCAAACAATCAGACATTGCAGGTATTTATGGTATTGGTGCAGAAATCGCCCAGTCTGTTTATCAGTGGTTTCATATTGATGCCAATCAAGCTTTAATTGAAAGGTTGCGAAATACAGGTTTACAATTAGCTGCTGAAGAAACTGCAACTGTGAGTGAAAGTAATCAGAAGTTTGCCGGGAAAACTTTTGTCGTCACAGGCACATTACCCACCCTAAAGCGAGATGAAGCTAAAGCACTTATCCAAAAAGCAGGCGGTAAAGTTACTGATTCCGTCAGCAAAAAAACTGATTATTTGGTAGTAGGAGAAGATGCTGGTTCTAAATTAGCCAAAGCCCAGGCTTTAGGAATTACTCAGTTAACAGAGGCGCAGTTACTCCAGATGTTAGGAGATGAATAA